CAGTGCATCTTATGCATACAGAAAGTTGAACAGATGTGAACCCACCTTTAAGATTCAGGTCAACTCTGCTATAACTATGGTAcattttaaatgatgaaaatatcAAATGCTATATTCACTTGCAGGCCCAGAATATGTTAATGATTGCTGAGATCCTTCTCAGTTAGTCTCATATTCCAAAAAGTTGCAACAAATGAATATAGCAACAAACAAATTCTGTGAGAGATGGGATCTGAATCTAACAATACTTTTCTGAAATTCATTTTAACCTGTCAAGAGTTAGGCAAACATCCCAATATTTCTTGCAGTTGTTCTCATCATGACAAAACATTTACCAGCTCTATAATTGTTGGAGTTGAATAGCTCAAATTTTCTTTTGTCCTTTTAGAATAAGTGTCCTTTTTGCAATGTGTAACTTGCTGAAGTTGTACGTAAAATTATAAACATGGTATATTTTTATAATCAGTACTGCGCACATTGTAATATCATTGGCTACTGGGAAGGATTCCAGATATTTCATATTATTCTCTAGTAATTTTTTGTACTGTGAAGAATACATTCGTATTAGCTTGTGAGTCAAGGGTACACTTCACAACTTAATTGTTCTTTATTTTCATTACTCTTGAAACTTATATTAATGAGACCTATCCTTTTTTTAGGCAAAACAAGCCAAGATGATGTGTGCTATGTCGTTGCTAAATATGACTATGCAGCTCAAGGAGCGCAGGAACTGGATCTTAGAAAGAATGAACGCTACCTGCTGTTGGATGATTCAAAACACTGGTGGAGAGTTCAGAATGCTCGAAATCAAGCGGGATATGTGCCAAGCAATTATGTCAAGAAGGAAAAACCATCACTGTTTGACAGGTATGCTTTGAATAATATTGTTTTTGCAGTGTTCTTCTCCGTCATACTTTAAATGTACTTTGgcatttttaaagaaattgtatAGCACTGAGGAAGTCACTTGTCGGAACATATTGCATACCTTAATATTCAGAACTTCAACTGTTCTCACATTCACTGCTGGAAAAATTTCTCTGAAATCTGTTTAGAGTACTTGTGTTTCTGAGGACACTTATGTGAAACATAATCAGATTTTATCTTCTCTCTCTCTAGTCTGTTTTTCCTAAATGCTCTAACTTGTATCACTTTTATTTACTGTAAACTTTGTCCGTATAaatgccactattgaacactacttcTCCCAATCTACTACTGACTCCAGACTGACTACCTCATTCCTTGTACACCTAACTATATCCTCATGTCCTGTCCTGTCCTCTTCTGTCCTGTCCTATCCTATCTAAAGCCAGGCGATCTTTGGAAGCAGTTAAATCTTTTACCAGCCGTGCTGTAACTTACGCACAGCTTTGGCATGACCATCAACCAGTTACCCTCCTGAATaaatagccactgccaaactgtggccaagagcagaatTTGTCACTCTGTCTTGCttgacttcaatggctgcttcacaactgttATATGCATCCTTTCCCACACCATCTCCAAGTACCAGTTTCACTGAACTGCATTGGTGGGAATCGTCCTTACAGTACATCCTCGGACCCTGCAAGCCAGGTGGGCAGGGTATCCTCTAATTCCTGTTTCACACTCGCCTCACTCCACCTCTTGTCGTCATACTGCCCCCTCACCCACTTCACTCATACTACACCTTCAACCACTAACAACAATCTTTGTCTTTATTTTACCTCCCCCTTCTAATCTACTCTTGTTTATGCCTCCTTTGTCCCCTTAGTCACTCCACCCAGTATCACATGGCAGCTAAGCAACATCATCAGTACAATGTAGGTCAGTAAAATGAAGCTAAACaggtgcacacaattttttttcttttcctatgcCACCTGTATTAgttaggtttgaagaacattgttcaAAAGTTTATCTAAATTTTCAGTCTCAGTTATATGCCTATCAACCTCTCAATTCCTTCTTGCCTTTACCGTCATTAATTTTCATTGTTAAATGTTGATTTGTTTGGTGTGAACTTTGAGTTAAACAAAAAACAACTCTAAAAGATAGTTTATAGTTTTGTGTTCCTCATTTCTGAAAATGTTATCACAGCTTATGATTTTGAGTATCAATCGTAATAAGTGGACACTGCTATTAACAGATTTGTTCTTGAAGAACCTTATGGTTCATTCCTTCCACATTGTGTGAGCTGTATTTTGTAATAAATCGGAGCTCTTTTGTGTTTCTGTCATTATTGAGATGAAAATTGCGTACATTATTAGTTTTTCTCCCTTGTAAATACAGATACTGACCTGTGAACTTAAAATGGGAACATCTTTTAGAAAGGAAATATACAGAGTTTCTACAAAAGTTCTTCTTATATCCTTACTACTATCCCATTGCAGTATTAGTAGATAATGTTTACTCTACTCTGATGCCAATAACAGTCATTATTTTCCCGATGATCAATCTACTGTTGGGTGTAGCAGTTTATCGGGCAAGAATTAAATTTAACTTGGCCCTTAACCCTCCCTGATGAAGAAACCATTAGGCCTGAAAGCTAAGCAGTGTGTTACTTGTACTAGTTTCTAATGGCAGTTCTATACATTTTGCCGTCCAAATGTAAGTACTCaccagcaattctgtctcataatttattaagaATTAAGTTTACTCTATTGTAGATCATTATACTATGAACTCtttgtgttttttgtgtattttttatcccccccccccaattaattTATTCACAATGCTAGATCACAAATGTGTTATATCATGtattaacaaaaataatcagtttttgaaaacctAATGTAATTGTATGGATAAAAAACTTACTTTCCAaacggtggcaggagaacacacatataaaaggcatgacatatgcaagcttttggagccagtggctccttcttctggcagaaggattgaaggtgAAGGAACTAGGGTGAAggtaaaggactggtgaggtttaggaaaaggggtggaattcagaaaagtcacccagaaccctagggcaggggagacttaccggatgtatgagtctttccttctcgtcctgtcTGGTAAGTTTCTCCTGATCCAGGATTGTGGAtgacttttccgaactctaccccttttccacCTTTTCTTACATCTCACAAGTCCTTTTCCTTCAGCTCTCTACCTGCCCTTTCAAACATTCTgccaggagccactggctccaaaagcttgcatacgtAGTACCTCCTGCCAGTTCCTATATCATTTCCAGAAGGAACTAATTTTGCCCCCTGATTTAAATAAAATAGTAAACCTTTAACATGGAATGAGAGCAAAGGTGACCTGATTTCTGtttgaataatgtgtgtgtgtgtggtttttttttattaGTGTGTTTTCTCACCCTGTTTCTTAAAGAGGAACTAAACCAAGAGTGTGCTGAATCATGTACTctgtaaaaaatgaaaatactcCCATGgaatattatgcaaataatttaggagtaaaagtAAGAACTTACCGAACAGTAGAGTTGTTGAGTCAAATAATTCGCAGCTTTCAGATTATTCTTTTTTGAGCTGGAGCATACTCATGGAGGCACCACCCACAACCTACTCtgtaaacagatttcctgtgccatgtccttatcccctccccccttcacccactcctcccaccatccccaagaaccagGTTCAAAGGAGCATCCCCCtcatcaccctggactggaacaactaaacAATATCCTTCGCCAGGGCTTTCATTGTccctcatcatgccctgaaatgagggacatccgacccaagatccttcccactccTCTTAAAGTGATGTTCCGTTGCCCATTTTAGTACAGTGCCCCATAACAAGAAATAGAAGTCTAGAGTGTGCACAGGAAACTTTATTGGTTCCACATGTTCTGTCACTGCCATTATATGTATTGTCTTCCCTTACCCTCCattctggtaagtctcccctaactcggtgttctgggtgacttttctgaactctccccatgTCTTAAATCTCagcagtccttttctttcaccacttttccttccccttcatctcttctgccagaagaaggaaccactggctccaaaataTTCCAAATTTCAGTACCTTAATGTGTGTGTGCTCCTGCTGCCCCTTGGTAGTAGATTTTTATCTGTACAATTACCTGATAAATTTTGATTCAAgtaacggaaaatccaggatggaatttaacaatgttatgaaaaggaaagtcactactcaccatatagcagagatgctgagtcgcagataggcataacaaaacaactgtcacaaataaagcttttggccattagggCCTttgtgaacaacacacacacacacacacacacacacacacacacaactgcagtctcaagcgagcagcagcaccagtgcatgatgggtgtggcaactgggtggggataaggaggaggctggggtggagagggagagggatagtatggtgggagtggtggacagtgaagggaagtgctgcaggttagacggaggacaggagagagggggcggagggaggggggggggggggacatggaagtagtggaagaggagagaagtaaaaagactgggtgtgatggtagaATGATGGCTGTgcagtgttggaatgggaacagggaaggggctggatgtatgaggacagtgactaacaaaggttgagaccaggagggttacaggaacataggatgtgttgcagggaacgttcccacctgcacaattcagagaagctggtgttggtgggaaggatccatataccACAGGCCTTGACTGTGACTGCGACTGctcccagcactacacagccttcattccaccatcacacccagtatTTTTACTTTTATCCTTTCTCGCTACTCCCTCACCTCTCTCGTGCccctcctctcccctgccctccaacTGCCTTGCAGAACTTCACTGTCAGACACccgcaccatactatccctccccctccccaccctagcctcctccttaccccacccagtcaccacgcccatcatgcgctggtgctgctgctcgcagtgtggtcagttgtctagcgattttccttttcataatattgattcAAGTAAAATTGCACACCCCTAAAATGCTACCCATATATCCCATCTGACACACAACTATCACCTGTTATTCACAGAATTGCACTGCATGGTCTGAGTCAGCCTCGCCTAGTTTCTGTACTTTCCTTCTTTTCAGAATTTGCCACATGCTACTAGTGCTTGCACCACTCTTACACAAAGCTTGCCTTGAAGGTTTTTGTGCTGAATTCCAACACCACGTTAGAGGATTCATCACTTGTAATCATGCGAGATTGCCACAATCAGTCTTGATGCACATCAAAAACTGTTGCGTGTATTTCAAATTTGTCTTACAGACATTCAGTTATTAAACTTTTTAGTGAATTAGTCCCAAACTTAATGTTAACAGTCTCTGAACAACAgcaacattctcaaacttccagtaatGTTCCTTAAAGATTAAAGGTATGTCTCCTGTTTTTATGGTAATTGTCTGCCACTGGCTGGTTTTTCTATAACAGTTCAGTGTATGTACATTTATTTATGCTTCTTGTGAAAATCAGTCATTTGCTACTAAATACAAGACATATGATACaaaaaaatcttttgacaatgttatgaaaaggatagatcgctattcaccatatagtggggaTGTTGAgcctcagataggcacaacaaaacgactgttagacaagtaagcttttggccaaaaggccttcttccgcattagaacacacacacacacacacacacacacacacacacacacacacacacacacgcgcgcgcgcattcTAGCATCTGcaaccagagactgtgtgtgtgtgtgtgtgtgtgtgtgtgtgtgtgtgtgtgtgtgtgtgtgtgtggtgtctaatTCGGAAGAAGAccatttggctgaaagcttatttgtctaacagtgtttttgttgtgcctatctgcagctcaacaTGTCCACTATATAGTGAGCAGTGATCaatccatttcataatattttcattattccatcttaaattttccattgtttggaaaaaaatttttttgtcaatCATACATATTTTAAGGCAATATAGTGCATtgacaaaatatattattaaacaaAAAAGGGTTTCAGAACAATTTGAGGTGCCTGTCTGTGAACTTTTTGCACATTGCTGTTACATGTCAAAATTCAAATGCTATCATACCTCttgaaatttgaaagaaaaacaaTTTGCACTTGAATACTATCCCCTAACTATTGTTCTTAAAGTTCAGTTTTCAATAGTGCTTCCTCCAAGTAATATTTTTAAGATTTGTACACAATTAGACACTCATGTTTTGTGTGCATTCAATGTccaccctgatagctgagtggtcagcgtgacagattgccgtcctgtaggcccgggttcgattcccaactggttcagggattttctccgcccagggactgggtgttgtgctgtcttcatcgtcatttcatccccatctggcgtgcAGGTCACCCAATATGgcattgaatgtaataagacctgcaccaaggcggctggacctgccctgcaaggggcctcccagccaatgacgccaatcgctcatttgcatttttgtgccttcaataaatattttctttgctttcctaCATCAGTCTCCATAGCTAGACTCACTTCAACACCACTTCAATTCAATAGCTTCAGAAATACAGTCTTAAGACAAAAAAAGGTggcacaccatgaaggaattattcacACGGGACAGAAATTAGTATATGTGATGCACACCTGTGGACAGACaaatgatgacaatttcagaaaaGAATTGTGATTTAATCAAGGGCAAGAGCTTCaccaattgagcaagtcagtaactcgttgctgcacctctggcccttattaaAGCTGTTATTTGACTTGGCATCATCTATAGTGCTCCAAGCATTTGCAATTGGGAAGAGAgatggagatcttgctggccaaggtagggtttggcaagcatgaagacggTCAGTAGAAATTCTCGTCATGTGCGgtttgggcattatcttgctgatatgtaagccAAGGAGGGCTTACCGTAAGGGGCACAGGATATTGTCGATGCACTGCTGTACTGTAAAGgtgtcgcagatgacaaccaaaggagtcgtgctatgaaaagaaatggcacaccagaccatcattcctggtttttGGTGAtaatcgggttggtatcccaccactgcccgCGGTGTCTACAGACAGGTCTATGCTGGTCATTGGGGTTCACTTTGAAGCGGGCTCATCACTGGTTCCACGCCAGAGAatcctgcttgccaaaccctatcttggctagCATGGTTTCTaggtctctccccagttgagaacattggagcattatgggcaggaccttcCAACCATCTTGCGATTTTGACACTCTGATatcccagttggacagaatttggaaaatATCCATCGGTAGGACATCCCACAGCTCTGACAATCAATGCCAAGCTAAATAACTCCTAGCATATGGACCATACACgaaccaatgtgttattgacttgctcaatttgtgaagctcgttctcttgaaaagatcatacaatttttctgaaattgtaatcatttgtttatccgtacatgtacatcacatctgtcaATTTGTCCCATTTCGAtaatgcctgcctgcctgcctgcctgcctgcctgcctgcctccctccctccctccctccctccctccctccctccctccctcaacaCATTTCACATCCTTTTCATTCTCATTAGTATTTGCAGAAGTACTAATATTTCTGTCAATACTTTTTCAGCAtcaagaaaaaagtgaagaaagggTCTGGTTCAAAAACTCTTCCTTCCAGTAATTCACCATCACGAGCTATTGAATCACCAACAATGGGACGACGTTTGCCAGCTGACCCATCGGAAGCTATTGGAACAGCTGTTGTGAAGTACAATTATCAAGCTCAGCAAGCAGATGAGCTATCTCTAGTGAAGGGAACACGGATTTTGATTTTGGAGAAGAGTAATGATGGCTGGTGGCGTGGACAGAGTGGTTCAGTGGCTGGTTGGTTTCCAAGCAATTATACACAAGAAGAAGGGGATGCAGATGATACTTTGCACACATATGCTATGGCAGAAAATGTTCTCGATATTGTTGTTGCACTCTATTCTTTTTCATCAAACAACGAACAAGAGTTATCATTTGAGAAGGGAGATCGCCTTGAAATATTGGACAGACCGCCCTCTGATCCAGAATGGTATAAAGCTCGCAATGCACAAGGCCAAATAGGCTTGGTTCCAAGAAACTATCTTCAGGTAGGTTACTGTATGTGTAAGAGAACATGGTCTTGTCACTCgatttctttcatcttttttctTATTTGTATAATTAATTTGGTTTAGGAACTAAGTGAATACCTTACGCAGCCCTATAGAAATCGAGATGGCGGTGGAGAAAGGCATGATTCGCTGGATCATCGAACAGACGGTAATGCCCCAGGAGTTCGTAGTGTCGACAGACCTCATCTTGTGGGAAAACCGTGGTATTATGGAACAATTACTCGTGCCCAGTGTGATAATCTTTTAAATCAGCATGGCCATGATGGTGACTTCCTAATAAGAGATAGTGAAACCAATGTGAGTTCTGCTTCAGCAAACCAAAATTTTCCATTGTGAATTATGAGGATATTGTTTTGCAGATTTATGTAGTAATTGTCTTTTCTCTTCTTGTAGGTGGGTGACTATTCGGTATCTTTGAAAGCTCCTGGACGAAATAAGCATTTCAGAGTGCATGTGGAAGGTGCACTCTATTGCATTGGTCAGCGGAAGTTTCATACCTTGGATCAGCTTGTAGACCATTATCAGCGTGCACCTATTTATACTAACAAGCAAGGCGAGAAATTATATCTTGTACGGCCACTCCCAAAATCTTCAAATAACTGCTAAATATTAGTTTTACATTATTTACCCTACTCTTAACCTGAAGAACATATCTGTCATTCAAGAGTTTGTGTTTGTTAGAATATAATTATAATATATGCTGGAAGAATAACGGCAGAATGAGTGCAAGTGTGTgtataatattgtttttttttttgtttttggaagtcTTGGAAAGCTAGTTTAGTTTGTTAGGAATAATTGTGATTGCGTGAGCCGTTCAgtgaattatgtgaccatttttacATATTATTTGAGATTCATAAAATACTGTTGTGTTATGATGTAACAGTGAGCTCCATAAGACTCTAGTCATTGTTATCTCTGTGGCAAAAATAAAATCAGTTttccaaaacaaatggcaaaaatatgcacatgataaaaataagtaatatGTTACTGATTTTGGTTAATGAAGGCTGTAACTTCATTGTAACCATTTTATTGAGTTGCAGGTTTAATTTATTATCTGACTATCTTGCAGAGTAGAGTCCCGTGTTGGTCCCTTCTGCAACATTCTGGATGCAGTAAGTGCTTTGTATATTATTTTAGATGTGTGATTGATTGTAAATGATAGATTCATTGGAACCTCGAAGTGCTGAAAGAGAAAGATTTCTATATTTGCATTTTTCAGTTAGTACATATTATCAGAGCTTAGGTACCTCTTAAAGAGTTAACATTAATACTTTGCTCTGTTTAGAATACTGTTGAGTCATTGCATTTTTGTATGCCACATCTATGTGTCCTTCCCTGTTGTGAATAATTTAGTATAGAAGACTGCACATTATGAAAATGCATAATGTCAATGTGTAATCGTAATTCTAGTGATATAATGAGAATAAATGTTTTGTCAATGTGTCACATTTTTGGTGATCTTCCATTACCCAGTGGAATTAATAGTActtttatgctgttcatttttaatATACCTCATCATATGacttgtgtaaactgtttgatGCAGCAGAGATACTACAAAATTGTTGTATGTGTAACTACTGTGTGAACAGAAATTGCTGTTACTGGTTTTTGTTATGTTCTTTGTACCCTTATGCTTACATGACCTTTATGCAAGCAGAACTTCAGTATCATAGTAATAGAATACTAAATAAGATGATAAAGCAaattgattacaaatcaaattgttAGCACCTCAAATCAGTAAAAAATTATCTATTTCCAATAAAGACATTGATGTAACTTTGTTAGATCTCAACAGTGTGCTCCTATATACATTTATATGCTTCAGATGTGGTATACATGACCTGCTTTACAATTATCACTATTACAGTGGTTAATACTGTAACCTCAGAGCCTAAGAACAGGATGAGTTGTAAAGATTCCTTTATTGTAAATTGCACAAATGACTATGACATTACCAACCctgtttaaataaaatttaaatttaactgTGTGAAGTTAGAGATTTTAGATTCATGAAGAAATTGACAAGAGACTTTAACTTGATATTTACATCAAAGACTTGTATGATGTAAGAGTCAGCACTGTGAAACTATTTGACATGTAAATTCTTTCTGCCCTATGTTTCTTTTGTTCGTTGAATGATTCTGCACAGATTAACTTACATCTGGCATTTTGGAGTGTCAAGCAACTCTTTGAAACTAATTACAGAATATTTGTTTAAAGATGTTCAAATTTAAGAACATTTATGAATTCAGTTTTCAGACAAAATTAAGACTACCTAAAAACAAAGCTCTCTCAACAATTGCAACTGTAGGAACTAGActagaatctccccccccccccccccccccttctctctctcctttATTGCTGATTCTGCGAATGTTAGTAATCAACTTACACGTCTGGTTTCTTGCTAttatattttactttttctttttaatcCCCAATAAACCAAAAGATTTTGTTTTCCACCCACTACTTATTAACAAAATGGCTTTGGACCAGTTAAAACAAGAATGAAGGAAAATTGCCATATTGATAAGCACTTAGGCAGTGTAATTGATCAGAAATACTGAACAGGCAACTAAGGAATTTTGTAACATAGCATTATgtattaaaataaatgtgtaatacttTGTGAAATACAAGAAAACATTAGCAAAAATTACATAATTCGATAGGATTCTGATTTCGTTTTGACAACATTTGTAAATGTTTTCAGCAATGAAATAGCAATAT
This DNA window, taken from Schistocerca piceifrons isolate TAMUIC-IGC-003096 chromosome 4, iqSchPice1.1, whole genome shotgun sequence, encodes the following:
- the LOC124795118 gene encoding cytoplasmic protein NCK1 isoform X2 — protein: MLEARSQKSVGTREATAGQTKNSFRPSPHYMAAIWHGKTSQDDVCYVVAKYDYAAQGAQELDLRKNERYLLLDDSKHWWRVQNARNQAGYVPSNYVKKEKPSLFDSIKKKVKKGSGSKTLPSSNSPSRAIESPTMGRRLPADPSEAIGTAVVKYNYQAQQADELSLVKGTRILILEKSNDGWWRGQSGSVAGWFPSNYTQEEGDADDTLHTYAMAENVLDIVVALYSFSSNNEQELSFEKGDRLEILDRPPSDPEWYKARNAQGQIGLVPRNYLQPYRNRDGGGERHDSLDHRTDGNAPGVRSVDRPHLVGKPWYYGTITRAQCDNLLNQHGHDGDFLIRDSETNVGDYSVSLKAPGRNKHFRVHVEGALYCIGQRKFHTLDQLVDHYQRAPIYTNKQGEKLYLVRPLPKSSNNC
- the LOC124795118 gene encoding cytoplasmic protein NCK1 isoform X3; amino-acid sequence: MSSLKIGKTSQDDVCYVVAKYDYAAQGAQELDLRKNERYLLLDDSKHWWRVQNARNQAGYVPSNYVKKEKPSLFDSIKKKVKKGSGSKTLPSSNSPSRAIESPTMGRRLPADPSEAIGTAVVKYNYQAQQADELSLVKGTRILILEKSNDGWWRGQSGSVAGWFPSNYTQEEGDADDTLHTYAMAENVLDIVVALYSFSSNNEQELSFEKGDRLEILDRPPSDPEWYKARNAQGQIGLVPRNYLQELSEYLTQPYRNRDGGGERHDSLDHRTDGNAPGVRSVDRPHLVGKPWYYGTITRAQCDNLLNQHGHDGDFLIRDSETNVGDYSVSLKAPGRNKHFRVHVEGALYCIGQRKFHTLDQLVDHYQRAPIYTNKQGEKLYLVRPLPKSSNNC
- the LOC124795118 gene encoding cytoplasmic protein NCK1 isoform X1 encodes the protein MLEARSQKSVGTREATAGQTKNSFRPSPHYMAAIWHGKTSQDDVCYVVAKYDYAAQGAQELDLRKNERYLLLDDSKHWWRVQNARNQAGYVPSNYVKKEKPSLFDSIKKKVKKGSGSKTLPSSNSPSRAIESPTMGRRLPADPSEAIGTAVVKYNYQAQQADELSLVKGTRILILEKSNDGWWRGQSGSVAGWFPSNYTQEEGDADDTLHTYAMAENVLDIVVALYSFSSNNEQELSFEKGDRLEILDRPPSDPEWYKARNAQGQIGLVPRNYLQELSEYLTQPYRNRDGGGERHDSLDHRTDGNAPGVRSVDRPHLVGKPWYYGTITRAQCDNLLNQHGHDGDFLIRDSETNVGDYSVSLKAPGRNKHFRVHVEGALYCIGQRKFHTLDQLVDHYQRAPIYTNKQGEKLYLVRPLPKSSNNC